The proteins below come from a single Miscanthus floridulus cultivar M001 chromosome 1, ASM1932011v1, whole genome shotgun sequence genomic window:
- the LOC136457929 gene encoding uncharacterized protein has translation MRRAAVVAALASLLAGVAARAGAVTFSATNAASSTVGGKRFGRDVGVAYSRRVLSDAASFCWKTFSQPSPGSRKPVSSVSLVVEDIDGVAFRSANGIHLSAQYVGNYSGDVKTEVTGVLYHETTHVWQWNGQGHANGGLIEGIADYARLKAGYAPGHWVKPGQGDRWDQGYDVTARFLDYCDSLKPGFVALLNAKMKDGYTDDFFAQILGNTVQQLWQDYKANYV, from the exons ATGAGGCGTGCCGCCGTCGTAGCAGCGCTCGCTTCTCTCCTGGCCGGCGTGGCGGCCAGGGCCGGCGCGGTCACGTTCAGCGCGACGAACGCCGCGTCGAGCACAGTGGGCGGCAAGCGGTTCGGCCGGGATGTCGGCGTCGCATACTCGAGGCGAGTGCTCTCGGACGCCGCCTCCTTTTGCTGGAAGACCTTCAGCCAGCCCAGCCCCGGCAGCCGCAAGCCCGTCAGCTCCGTCAGCCTCGTCGTCGAGGACATCGACGGCGTGGCCTTCAGGAGCGCCAACGGGATCCACCTCAGCGCCCAGTACGTCGGCAACTACTCCGGCGACGTGAAAACAGAG GTCACCGGCGTGCTGTACCACGAGACGACGCACGTGTGGCAGTGGAACGGGCAGGGGCACGCGAACGGCGGCCTCATCGAGGGCATCGCCGACTACGCCCGGCTGAAGGCGGGGTACGCGCCGGGGCACTGGGTGAAGCCGGGGCAGGGAGACCGATGGGATCAGGGGTACGATGTCACGGCGAGGTTCCTGGACTACTGCGACTCGCTGAAGCCGGGCTTCGTCGCGCTGCTCAACGCCAAGATGAAGGACGGCTACACCGACGATTTCTTCGCTCAGATCCTGGGGAACACCGTGCAGCAGCTGTGGCAGGACTACAAGGCCAACTACGTGTGA
- the LOC136485391 gene encoding uncharacterized protein: MKLHVATVASLLVLATAGAVTFDATNTASNTTGGQRFDQAVGLDYAKQVLSDASTFVWNTFNQPSPADRRPVDAVTLVVEDIGGVAFTVSSDIHLSAQYVGGYDSGDVKTEVTGVLYHEVVHVWQWGLQDYGAHPGIFEGIADYVRLKAGYAPGHWVQPGQGDSWDQGYDVTARFLDYCDSLEPGFVALLNAKLKDGYDEDYFQQILGKNVQQLWQDYKAKYGS, translated from the exons ATGAAGCTTCACGTCGCCACGGTCGCTTCCCTCCTGGTCCTGGCGACGGCCGGCGCCGTCACGTTCGACGCGACGAACACCGCGTCTAATACCACCGGCGGCCAAAGGTTCGACCAGGCCGTTGGCCTCGACTATGCGAAGCAGGTCCTCTCTGACGCGTCCACCTTCGTCTGGAACACCTTCAACCAGCCCAGCCCCGCCGACCGCAGGCCGGTCGACGCGGTCACCCTCGTCGTCGAGGACATCGGCGGTGTGGCCTTCACCGTCAGCAGCGACATCCACCTCAGCGCTCAGTACGTAGGCGGCTACGACTCCGGCGACGTCAAGACAGAG GTGACCGGGGTGCTGTACCACGAGGTGGTGCACGTGTGGCAGTGGGGGCTGCAAGACTACGGGGCGCATCCGGGGATCTTCGAGGGCATCGCCGATTATGTGCGGCTCAAGGCAGGGTATGCACCAGGGCACTGGGTGCAGCCGGGGCAGGGAGACAGTTGGGATCAGGGGTACGACGTCACGGCAAGGTTCCTGGACTACTGTGACTCGCTCGAGCCGGGCTTCGTGGCCCTGCTCAACGCCAAGCTAAAGGACGGGTACGACGAAGACTATTTCCAGCAGATTCTGGGCAAGAACGTGCAGCAGCTGTGGCAGGATTACAAGGCTAAGTACGGGAGCTGA